Proteins found in one Bremerella volcania genomic segment:
- a CDS encoding fatty acid CoA ligase family protein, with translation MADATMTSTVFNVGLLLDEVALTCPDAIAIAVAGQRDAQGKRHYDTISFARLAEDSTIIAAGLSQMGVVPGTRLALMVRPGIDFVSLVFALFKVGAVSVLIDPGMGKKNVLSCLDQVKPEGFVGIPIVHAVRKLCGRRYRDARLNVTVGRKWFWGGTTLDQLRETEVGDFQPFAATADDRAAIIFTSGSTGPPKGVEFRHEGFRRQVQFIQERYAIEPGEIDVPGFPLFGLFNSAMGVTSVIPDMDFSRPATVDPRNILEAVADWEATQSFASPAVWNAVGQFCERENLWMPSLRRVLSAGAPVPPHVLKRMKKAAPNAEMYTPYGATEALPVASISASEVLGETIERSNEGAGTCVGSRFEGIDWRVIAISDEAIETVEQINPLPRGEIGELIVRGPVVTRRYATSDEATRLSKIYDGDAVWHRMGDVGYLDTQDRFWFCGRKSHRLETADGSMFTIPVESIFNTHEKIFRSALVGLGEPGSQIPVVIVQPWPGMYPDTPQEIDQLMDQLREIGNKKRLTERIEHFLLHPNFPVDVRHNSKIFREKLKVWAEERLS, from the coding sequence ATGGCGGATGCCACGATGACATCGACCGTTTTCAATGTGGGGCTACTTCTGGATGAAGTGGCACTCACTTGCCCCGACGCAATCGCGATTGCCGTAGCAGGCCAGCGCGATGCCCAGGGGAAGCGGCATTACGATACGATCTCGTTTGCTCGGCTGGCCGAAGATAGCACGATCATCGCGGCCGGTTTGTCGCAGATGGGGGTGGTCCCGGGTACGCGTTTGGCGCTGATGGTTCGACCAGGGATTGATTTCGTTTCGCTCGTGTTTGCTCTCTTCAAGGTCGGGGCAGTCAGCGTTTTGATCGATCCCGGGATGGGAAAGAAAAACGTCTTGTCTTGTCTCGATCAGGTCAAGCCGGAAGGGTTTGTGGGCATTCCGATCGTGCATGCCGTACGCAAGCTGTGCGGACGACGTTACCGCGATGCCAGGCTGAATGTGACCGTCGGTCGCAAGTGGTTCTGGGGAGGTACAACGCTCGACCAGCTGCGCGAAACGGAGGTTGGCGACTTTCAGCCATTTGCCGCCACGGCCGACGACAGAGCAGCGATCATCTTTACTTCCGGCAGTACGGGACCGCCGAAGGGAGTTGAATTCCGGCACGAAGGATTCCGCCGCCAGGTGCAGTTCATTCAAGAACGTTACGCGATTGAGCCCGGCGAGATCGATGTGCCTGGCTTCCCCCTGTTCGGGCTCTTCAATAGCGCGATGGGAGTGACTTCGGTCATCCCTGACATGGATTTCAGCCGCCCGGCGACCGTCGATCCGCGGAACATATTGGAAGCGGTTGCCGACTGGGAAGCGACCCAATCCTTCGCTTCGCCGGCGGTATGGAACGCCGTGGGGCAGTTCTGCGAACGCGAAAACCTGTGGATGCCGTCGCTTCGGCGCGTGCTTTCGGCCGGAGCCCCTGTTCCGCCGCATGTTTTGAAGCGTATGAAAAAGGCGGCTCCCAATGCCGAGATGTACACGCCCTACGGGGCGACCGAAGCGTTGCCGGTGGCTTCGATCTCGGCCAGTGAGGTGTTAGGGGAAACGATCGAGCGTTCCAACGAAGGAGCGGGCACTTGCGTTGGCTCACGTTTCGAGGGAATCGACTGGCGGGTGATCGCCATTTCCGACGAAGCAATCGAGACGGTCGAACAAATCAATCCACTTCCACGTGGCGAGATCGGCGAACTGATCGTCCGCGGCCCGGTGGTTACGCGGCGGTACGCGACCAGTGACGAGGCGACGCGATTGTCGAAGATCTACGATGGCGACGCAGTGTGGCATCGCATGGGAGACGTCGGCTATCTCGACACGCAGGACCGTTTCTGGTTTTGCGGGCGGAAGTCGCATCGCCTGGAGACCGCCGATGGGTCGATGTTCACGATTCCAGTCGAATCGATCTTCAACACGCACGAAAAAATCTTTCGCAGCGCGCTGGTAGGGCTCGGCGAGCCAGGCAGTCAGATTCCGGTGGTGATCGTCCAGCCGTGGCCTGGGATGTACCCTGATACGCCGCAAGAGATCGACCAACTGATGGACCAGCTGCGGGAAATCGGCAATAAAAAACGGTTGACCGAGCGAATAGAACATTTCCTGCTGCACCCCAATTTTCCCGTGGATGTGCGGCATAACTCGAAGATTTTCCGCGAAAAACTGAAGGTTTGGGCCGAGGAACGGCTCTCCTAA
- a CDS encoding ATP-grasp domain-containing protein, with protein sequence MDANARLPRIGVLANEDSWYFQDLQRAAIGKAQVQRLEFSALQSRIGGRESISADAVLSDNFDAVIVRSMPPGSLEQVVFRMDALAGLERQGVLIINPPKSMELAIDKYLSLSKLSAAGYRVPQTHVCQTWQDAMDAFEELGPSVVVKPIFGGEGRGIMRVEDADLAHRVFKTLQQMDQIIYLQKFVPHPGYDLRVLVLGEMTWGMRRTSADSWRTNLSRGASASAESIPDEVAQVALDAVKTLDLSIAGLDFLPDGVGGWYLLEANAVPGWKGLAKACDVDIAAKLIDYVIARVTS encoded by the coding sequence ATGGATGCAAATGCACGACTACCACGCATCGGCGTGTTGGCCAACGAAGATAGCTGGTACTTCCAAGACCTGCAGCGCGCAGCCATTGGGAAAGCCCAAGTCCAGCGTCTGGAGTTCTCGGCTTTGCAGTCACGCATTGGTGGCAGGGAGTCGATTTCCGCCGATGCGGTGTTGTCCGACAACTTCGACGCGGTGATCGTGCGTTCGATGCCGCCGGGTTCGCTCGAGCAAGTCGTCTTCCGCATGGATGCATTGGCCGGGCTCGAGCGGCAAGGGGTGTTGATCATCAATCCGCCCAAGTCGATGGAACTGGCCATCGACAAGTATCTCTCTCTTTCCAAACTATCGGCCGCAGGCTACCGGGTCCCTCAGACGCACGTCTGTCAAACGTGGCAGGATGCGATGGACGCTTTTGAAGAATTGGGACCGTCGGTCGTCGTCAAGCCGATCTTCGGCGGAGAAGGGCGGGGGATCATGCGGGTCGAGGACGCCGACCTCGCCCATCGCGTCTTCAAAACGCTGCAGCAGATGGATCAGATCATCTATCTGCAGAAGTTCGTGCCCCATCCCGGCTACGATCTGCGTGTGCTCGTGCTTGGCGAAATGACGTGGGGCATGCGGCGGACTTCGGCCGACAGTTGGCGAACGAACCTCAGCCGCGGTGCCAGTGCCTCGGCGGAGTCCATTCCCGACGAGGTCGCACAAGTAGCGCTCGACGCGGTGAAGACGCTCGATCTGTCGATCGCCGGGCTCGACTTTTTGCCCGACGGCGTAGGGGGCTGGTATTTACTGGAAGCCAATGCTGTCCCAGGATGGAAAGGGCTGGCGAAGGCCTGCGATGTAGACATTGCTGCGAAATTGATCGATTACGTAATCGCGCGAGTTACTTCCTAA